tttactttttaggagtcttcaaatacgtgtacgataactggctaaaagactataaggagatgtttgtctttgcgtggactgataagaggcgcaactttggtaatcgtactacaaacagagttgagagccaacatgccaacttaaagagatacgtcgaagataggagctcgctggaccgtatagttggttgtgtccgggatatagttgagacacagttcggtgaaataaggaagacttttcgagaaagcatcgaaaaaacaatgaaacaccacaaacacccgatgtttcaacacctacttggaaaagtatcccacaaagcccttgacttgttgcatggagaggcaattaggaggctagatgtcttggagcgctttaattcatcatgtggttgccaaATGTGGCACAGCTGTGGGTTGCCCTGTGCTTGTAGGATAGAAAAGTACATGCGTGAAGGTAATAATTATTGAACGTCGTACAACACTTGTGTGATATATTTCCTTTCCTTCATTTTACCTAAACAATATTGTTTTTAACCGTGCAGAGCGTCCGATTCAACTCGAAGACATAGACGTCTTCTGGCGGAAACTTAACttccaaagttgtaaattgatagACGACTCCCTTGACGTGGTCGAAGAGCTAGATGTTGTTAGACAACAATTACAGTCGCACCCTCCAGCTCAGCAAAAAAGCCTGCTTTCAAAGATTAAAGCGGTGTTGACTCCAACGAAATCTACCAAGAAACCACCGGTTGTCCAACAAAATACTCGTGGCCGACCAACAACAAAGCAGGTACAAGAAAGGTTGGACGAGGCCTCTCGTATAGATGAAGAATTGAGGAGAAGCTCCTTCGGTGATGCAAACACGTGCTTTGAAGGTTCACGACAAAGTAAGTACGATAAACCTCGCCACAGCTCGTACGTTCCGTCTCAAGCCTCACAACAGTCGGttataaggtcccaaaaacccaaagcgaccctaagccgttcaaagagttctaagaagaaagagacacgAGATGATCACGGTTTTCCTTTAATCATTGGGGACGAGTACGTGGGAATCATCGAACGGTTTAAGTCTGACATTCCGCCAGTGTTCCATCCGTACGTCTCGTGCATACGAGATGTGATGCCGgacggtcattgtgggtttcgGTCTGTGGCTGTGGGCTTAGGGATGGATCAGAGTTCATGGGGGCGTATTAGAAGGGACCTTGTCCAAGAAATGGATCAGAACGAATCGATCTGGTTCCCAATATTTGAAGCATGGGCTGCAGGTTATTTTTACACGCATCGTCAGGGCCTAATTTGGGATTCAGTGGCCGGTTGTGGGGAGAATCACTGGATGGACTTCCCCTTTGCAGGACTTCTTATTGCACAAACGTACGGTATCGGGGTGCACCTGTTAACGACAACCATGGGTGCGAGTTCCACTTACTTCCCAATACTAAGTCCTCCGGCTAATCAACAACCATTATTCATAACGCTTACACATGTTAACGAGAACCACTTCATACATGTTAAGCTGGAAGGGGATTATCCTATGCCACCAGCACACGGGCTATGGTTGACCCACCGAAGACCCCACACAGAACAATGGGAAGATATGTACTTGCCACGTCTAGAATGGTATACATCGATAATGAATCCTCGACCAAGATCAAACCCCAGTCTTAATTACATAGATAGTTACACGgaagaatgatttttgtaattaatagtatttttttggaattaatagaatttttttgtaattattagtatttttttgtaattaatagaatttttttgtaattattagtattttttataattattagtattttttttgtaattaatagtatttttttggaATTAATAGTGTaactttgtaattaatagtattttttttgtaatgaataatatttttttggaattaatagtatttttttaaatttttctacaaaaaaaaaactatacgcTTCGTATAGAACTAGACCCCTCGTATAATATTGCACAAAAGACCATTTAGCCCCTGATAGGCCCCCAATAGAGGCTTATTCCAGGGGCTCAAAGGTAATTTTACACCAACCAGACGCCTCGTACAGACCTGTACGGGGCGTCTATTTGAGcgggattttgaaaattcaatttttgaatttctgaaattcaaaatttgaattttttgaaaGTAGACGCTTCGTACAGACCTGTACGGGGCGTCTCTTTGAGCGgtttaaatttgaattttgaatttgaattttgaaaatcattttagttaattactattttacccctgATATGCCCCCAGTATAGCCACTTAGCAGGGGCTAAAAGGTAATTTCAAAATTGTACGACTCGTACAGACCTGTACGAGGAGTACAGTTGAGGCGGTTACTTTTTGccatttctttttttaattaataaaatgtaTTATTAAATTACCATTATGCCCCTGTTTACCCCTTAGTATAGCCTTttttcaggggcaaaatggtaattaaccattccagaaatatctttttggaatggttaattaccattttgcccctgataAAAGGCTATACTAAGGGTAAAACAGGGGCAAAAATGTCATTTAGCAAAAAgcatagacgcctcgtatagctctatacgaggcgtctaggctTCGTATAACACAGGGGGGGGGCCTAGACGACACAgatcacacacacaaacaaaaacacacacatatacgGTGCATTCGGATCTATACGCCTCGTACGTATTTCAACCGTATTTTTGAAGAATCAAAGCATCACCGGTACGTATTTCATCCCGTAGTTAAGTATTTTTGTCTCGTTTATGCCTTTAGACCGTAGGTTTGCCCTAAAAGTTGAATTTGGTTGGGTTTTGGGggtttgatgttgatgatgatgaagaacttGTGGAACAGGACGCtgagtatagccctatacgagggctatacgagggtctgtttttcttttttttttttttattaattatattattattattatttattaattattattaaatattattattatttattaattatattattaaatattattattattattattatttattaattattattattaaaaacattattattaatattattattatttatttatttatttatttatttatttatttatttatttatattattattattattaattattgttattgttattaatattattatttattatttattatttatttatttatattattattattattaattattgttattgttattaatattattatttattatttattatttattattattaattattgttattgttattaatattattatttattatttattatttattattattaattattgttattgttattaatattattatttattatttattatttattatttattatttattaatattattattattgtatacGTATACAGTATTTATTATGGAGGACGATCAGATGCCGGGCGATGACATTCACATAGAGCCGGTTCAGCAGGGTCCACGACGGAGACAGCGACCGCCTGTGGATACGTTGCAGGGGCATCCCTATCTAGAGTTTCCCGACGGCACTGACGCCGCCCGTCATTGCCAGAAGCTTAGGAGGATGCACGTTGGATCGCATGCATCGATCGACTGGGATGCGATGGAGGAGATTGCTGAGACGCCGAGAGTGCGTCGGTTTATACCTATCGATTCCCCGTGGCATCGTCTTTTTGATTTGGCGCACACGCCGACCTACAGGGAGCTGCTGGTCGAGTTCATTTCGTCATTCACATTTCACCCTCCTGGGGAGCCAGTGCCGATTCCGTACCCAGGTGAATGTTAttgatatttatttatttatttattaatattatttatttatttatttatttatttatttatttatttctttatattattattattattattattaattattgttattgttattaatattattattattatttattatttattatttattattatattgtttTATTTATGATTCCGTACCCAGGTGCTCCCCCTCCGCCTGAGGTTTCTTTCAGGCTTGCTGGCGTTCAGCGTTCGATGACGCTAGCAGAGTTTGCGGTGCGCTGTGGTTTATACATGCAGGAGGAGATCGAGACTGAGATCTACACAGCGGGGCTAGTGGTGGTTGAAAAACCCACTCTTGTTGGGTTTTGGCAGGTGATTGCGGGGGCGGATCATTGGGAGCATGACAAGTCGAAGGGGAGGGTGTCGTTTGTTAGCGACCCACTATACAGGTATGTACGTTTATTATTGCAATTATTGTGATTATATGCACTGTTTATTAATCTCTGTTTTTGTATTTCGCTAACACTATCTGCAGGTATCTGCACCATTTGCTCGCCACTTCTATATCAGCGCGCGGCTACAGCCGTGAGTGGTGTACGACCACAGATCTTTTTTTCCTATATTGTTTGTTGTATAGGAGGCCGTGCGCGCTAGCACACGGTCTAGCCCAGTACTTCGCCTCCGGCCATCACCGGCAGGAGCGCGGATTTTTGTATGGCGGGGCGTACGTGACCGTCATTGCCCGTTCATTTGGCCTCGTACCACATCAGGACCCACATCTACGGACGCCGGCCATCATGCCGACGCGGATGGGTATGCAGTCGCTATGGGGGATGAGGGTTATCAAGAGGTTCCCGGTTGGCCCGCGGTTTAAAAACCGCGAGGGGGGCGTATGGAGAGAGGAGGACCTACCAGAGCATTTCGAGGACGTTCATCCTCCTGCAGATCCTGCTGATGTAGTGCCCGTGGAGGACCCTCCGGAGGATCTAGACGGTGCAGCGGGGCCACAGCCACCGCCACCTGCCGGGGCACCTCAGTTTCCACGTCACGCTATTCGAGGTGGTGCCCCAGGAGCTGCACTACATCCGGATGTACGAGCCAGGCTTGACAGGCTCGACGATTTGGTAGGTTGGTTGGTACGGGCGGAGCAggatagacgag
This genomic stretch from Helianthus annuus cultivar XRQ/B chromosome 8, HanXRQr2.0-SUNRISE, whole genome shotgun sequence harbors:
- the LOC110871648 gene encoding uncharacterized protein LOC110871648; amino-acid sequence: MKLIEQLTAQNMEPRKIFQTIRKQDPDRFHVQKDVQNVVAKIRAEQRQGLTPMQSLENVLMKNDFIYEIREEPGTEIVTEIFFLHRDSRVLWRAFPHVMMIDATYKTNIYNMPFIQIVGMTPTNKSFIIAHAVVSKERGDNFVWVLERVKAMLDECMEPRVILTDRDLALMGACAKVFPDASRLLCRWHIQQNVMKHCKGAFTDDDWNKFLSFWGSLIESPSIPIYDYHLRNMRKRLVECKRSRVFKYVYDNWLKDYKEMFVFAWTDKRRNFGNRTTNRVESQHANLKRYVEDRSSLDRIVGCVRDIVETQFGEIRKTFRESIEKTMKHHKHPMFQHLLGKVSHKALDLLHGEAIRRLDVLERFNSSCGCQMWHSCGLPCACRIEKYMREERPIQLEDIDVFWRKLNFQSCKLIDDSLDVVEELDVVRQQLQSHPPAQQKSLLSKIKAVLTPTKSTKKPPVVQQNTRGRPTTKQVQERLDEASRIDEELRRSSFGDANTCFEGSRQSKYDKPRHSSYVPSQASQQSVIRSQKPKATLSRSKSSKKKETRDDHGFPLIIGDEYVGIIERFKSDIPPVFHPYVSCIRDVMPDGHCGFRSVAVGLGMDQSSWGRIRRDLVQEMDQNESIWFPIFEAWAAGYFYTHRQGLIWDSVAGCGENHWMDFPFAGLLIAQTYGIGVHLLTTTMGASSTYFPILSPPANQQPLFITLTHVNENHFIHVKLEGDYPMPPAHGLWLTHRRPHTEQWEDMYLPRLEWYTSIMNPRPRSNPSLNYIDSYTEE
- the LOC118481324 gene encoding uncharacterized protein LOC118481324, whose product is MEDDQMPGDDIHIEPVQQGPRRRQRPPVDTLQGHPYLEFPDGTDAARHCQKLRRMHVGSHASIDWDAMEEIAETPRVRRFIPIDSPWHRLFDLAHTPTYRELLVEFISSFTFHPPGEPVPIPYPGAPPPPEVSFRLAGVQRSMTLAEFAVRCGLYMQEEIETEIYTAGLVVVEKPTLVGFWQVIAGADHWEHDKSKGRVSFVSDPLYRYVRLLLQLL